From a region of the Ketobacter sp. MCCC 1A13808 genome:
- a CDS encoding OmpP1/FadL family transporter, whose product MPISTRGIYFTFPLLLTAFSMPAQASFTDSITIGSPKALALGHAVTADPPDIDSVHFNPAGLARIKGRRGYIKGIVGLFSTEMELGEHGEYMNGVLERYREQYREFENPDGTLTYGHSPWEEYSRNDLINTKGKSEGGPTVMLPGGMVDLPIGAGAAGGASYNPPGSKFTFGTNVYAPLMNGMHVASDSPARFAQERATFTLITYFSPTIAYEVSDTFSVGLSVNFSYSGMGLELPIREPHEAIFFLGSPFIQGTFCNPDGTPKAPDQPDNDLGLTVDVCGTEVPPFTTFGKLSFEVDQNIVMGYNMGMLWEPTPWLTLGLSYNSKINVDMDGSFEFPIYDPFKTFLYNFHSSDVLALAGGALGTLDLPLPTPEEIANASQGSLNVQYEIPQRWNAGLSLQVTPRWKWNFDVRWTEWSAFSKLNLKFGVDVALLKWGSIADLVGTGSSNGISPDSVDYQISLRDVAYWGTGFEYKLSDTLVLRAGYEDRPSAVSEDAPSALIPLNDATLLSVGFGMDLKSGSHIDFAVGHMKSETDFPACSAQLGNGCNPNNVVYPSYAGQDIRTTVEVLVVELGYQWEF is encoded by the coding sequence TTGCCAATTTCGACCAGAGGAATCTATTTTACTTTTCCGCTTTTATTGACTGCCTTTTCGATGCCGGCACAGGCTTCCTTTACCGACAGTATCACCATAGGCAGCCCTAAAGCGTTAGCTCTGGGGCACGCGGTTACAGCCGATCCGCCGGACATCGATTCTGTGCATTTCAACCCGGCCGGTCTGGCGAGAATTAAGGGAAGAAGGGGGTATATCAAAGGCATCGTCGGCCTGTTCTCTACCGAAATGGAATTGGGCGAGCATGGCGAGTATATGAATGGGGTTCTGGAGCGTTATCGCGAACAATATAGGGAGTTTGAAAATCCAGATGGCACCCTAACCTATGGACATAGTCCATGGGAAGAGTATTCCAGAAACGACCTCATTAACACCAAGGGTAAATCAGAGGGAGGACCTACCGTCATGTTGCCCGGCGGTATGGTGGATCTCCCAATCGGGGCTGGAGCTGCCGGAGGTGCATCCTATAATCCCCCCGGCAGCAAGTTCACATTCGGTACCAATGTCTATGCTCCACTGATGAACGGTATGCACGTTGCCTCGGATTCTCCCGCCCGCTTTGCTCAGGAACGAGCGACTTTCACATTAATAACCTATTTTTCTCCTACTATCGCCTACGAAGTGTCAGACACCTTTTCTGTCGGGCTTTCTGTTAATTTCAGTTATTCCGGCATGGGGTTGGAATTACCCATCCGCGAACCCCATGAGGCGATCTTCTTTCTAGGGTCTCCTTTTATTCAAGGCACGTTCTGTAACCCCGATGGCACCCCGAAAGCGCCAGATCAACCCGACAATGACCTGGGCCTGACAGTCGACGTGTGCGGTACTGAAGTGCCGCCATTCACGACCTTTGGCAAGCTCTCGTTCGAGGTAGATCAAAATATTGTTATGGGTTACAACATGGGCATGCTATGGGAACCCACACCCTGGTTGACTCTGGGGCTATCCTATAACTCCAAAATTAATGTCGATATGGATGGTAGTTTTGAATTCCCGATTTACGATCCATTTAAAACCTTTCTTTACAACTTCCACAGTAGCGATGTTCTGGCGTTAGCGGGTGGAGCACTCGGCACTTTAGATCTTCCATTACCCACCCCTGAAGAGATTGCGAACGCCTCTCAAGGTTCCCTTAACGTTCAATATGAAATTCCCCAGCGCTGGAATGCTGGGCTCAGCCTTCAGGTAACGCCCAGATGGAAATGGAATTTTGATGTCAGATGGACGGAGTGGTCCGCCTTCAGCAAGCTTAACCTTAAATTTGGAGTCGATGTTGCTTTGCTAAAATGGGGCTCCATTGCCGATTTGGTTGGAACCGGAAGCAGCAACGGCATTTCCCCTGACTCGGTCGATTATCAGATTAGCTTACGCGATGTGGCTTATTGGGGCACGGGATTCGAATACAAGCTCAGTGATACGCTGGTTTTACGGGCAGGCTATGAAGATCGCCCCTCGGCGGTATCAGAAGATGCGCCAAGCGCACTGATTCCTTTGAACGACGCGACCTTGCTATCTGTTGGATTTGGAATGGATCTGAAAAGTGGTAGCCATATCGATTTTGCAGTGGGACATATGAAATCAGAAACCGATTTTCCTGCCTGCTCAGCGCAATTGGGTAACGGGTGTAATCCAAACAACGTGGTTTACCCATCCTATGCTGGCCAGGATATTAGAACAACCGTTGAAGTTCTGGTCGTTGAACTTGGCTATCAATGGGAATTTTAA
- a CDS encoding cytochrome P450: MSEKNLAPAITDSQRPSLLKMAMQINKMGLLQFFMHQWREQGDIAQLRMGRQELSLIVHPEHARRVLLTERQHYDKLDTWETTRQLLLGDGLIAANGAQWKRQRRLMSGFFTAKSIEHFYPLMVDAAEAVSKRWEAVARSGEMVDVLAEMTQITAWIILRSMFGTEIDEQRLHDLAGDVETLIKFGNRREMLPVKAPLWAPLPSHVQHRKATTRVHSFIREVISRRRNEPESSWPEDLLSKLMSARDEETGDSMADILVRDECLGIFVAGHETTARTLAFLWYMLDQNPQVAERLQSELDGVFSRDQVPALEDLRRLPYLIQVIKEVLRLYPPAPAFPRDAITPQNMDGALLSPGTYLLVFPYATHRHPDFWEDPESFDPDRFLPERETQIHPFAYYPFGGGNRVCIGNNFAMQEMSILTALLARKFSARMKPGHVPKIDMQGTLMMSNGLPMSLSART; the protein is encoded by the coding sequence ATGAGTGAAAAGAACCTTGCACCAGCTATAACAGACTCGCAAAGACCCAGCCTGCTGAAAATGGCAATGCAAATCAACAAAATGGGGTTGCTGCAGTTTTTTATGCATCAATGGCGCGAACAGGGGGATATTGCACAATTGCGCATGGGTCGACAGGAATTATCGTTGATCGTGCACCCCGAACACGCCCGGAGAGTGTTGCTTACCGAACGACAGCATTACGACAAGCTGGATACATGGGAAACTACGCGTCAGCTGCTATTAGGCGATGGCCTGATAGCGGCTAACGGGGCTCAATGGAAACGACAACGACGTTTGATGTCCGGCTTTTTCACTGCCAAAAGCATCGAGCATTTTTACCCGCTCATGGTCGATGCTGCGGAAGCTGTCTCCAAACGCTGGGAGGCGGTAGCACGCAGTGGCGAGATGGTGGATGTGCTCGCTGAAATGACGCAAATCACAGCCTGGATTATTTTACGATCCATGTTCGGCACGGAAATCGATGAACAGCGACTGCATGACTTGGCAGGCGATGTTGAAACCCTGATTAAATTCGGCAATCGTCGTGAAATGCTGCCTGTGAAAGCCCCTTTATGGGCACCTTTGCCCAGTCATGTTCAACACCGGAAAGCGACAACTCGTGTCCATTCGTTTATTAGGGAAGTTATTTCCCGACGCCGCAACGAGCCGGAATCAAGCTGGCCTGAAGATCTATTGAGTAAGCTCATGTCCGCGCGGGATGAAGAGACGGGTGATTCCATGGCGGATATCCTGGTTCGTGATGAGTGTCTCGGAATTTTTGTTGCCGGCCACGAAACAACCGCAAGAACATTGGCTTTTCTATGGTATATGCTGGATCAGAACCCCCAGGTTGCCGAGCGGCTGCAGTCCGAGCTGGACGGGGTATTTTCACGTGACCAGGTTCCCGCATTGGAGGATTTGAGGCGACTTCCGTATTTGATTCAGGTCATCAAAGAGGTGCTGCGCTTATATCCACCCGCACCGGCGTTCCCGCGCGACGCCATTACACCTCAAAATATGGATGGAGCGCTCCTCTCGCCAGGCACTTATTTATTGGTCTTTCCCTATGCCACCCACCGGCATCCGGACTTTTGGGAAGACCCTGAAAGTTTTGATCCGGATCGATTTCTTCCCGAACGGGAAACTCAGATTCACCCGTTTGCTTATTACCCCTTTGGCGGCGGTAACCGTGTGTGTATCGGAAATAACTTCGCTATGCAGGAAATGAGTATATTGACCGCATTGCTTGCCCGTAAATTCAGTGCGCGCATGAAACCCGGTCACGTTCCGAAGATCGACATGCAAGGCACACTGATGATGTCCAATGGTCTGCCAATGTCCCTGAGCGCACGCACCTAA
- a CDS encoding membrane-bound PQQ-dependent dehydrogenase, glucose/quinate/shikimate family, which translates to MNFSRKLHRTFIGFLFFISVVLVWFGVELIVLGGSVYYFFAGLVTAAVAYLSTKKSKTVYPLFAAFYLITLIWAFWESGFNGWALAPRLAMFSVIGLWLLSPGYRNNMGLSPGFHGSKVVWSAVPTLIIVSVLILFYNDRIPHPPNGDIVYTPPINTAQGEWPFYGNSQGGTRHSPLTQITPANVGLLEPVWTYHAGTSGYEPESMFKGILTIEATPLKIGERLYLCTGYNDVIALNAETGQEVWRHRPKIDDHNVTTKTCRGVAHYRVPDATGLCSQRIYTATLDARLLALDADTGKPCPDFGADGQVNLLEGMGDVVKGYYYVTSPPAVIRGKLVLGGWVMDGQHTGEPSGVIRAFDAISGQFVWAFDIGRPDFHGLPEAGESFTRGTPNSWGVMSADEELGLIYAPTGNATPDYFGGHRTANDEKYSSAVIALNAETGEDVWTFQTTHHDLWDYDVASQPVLIDLPDGKKGLLQPTKRGEIFFLDRTTGEPITKVEELPVPQGAVEGDWVSPTQPFSTGMPSFKGPRPTEKTMWGLTPLDQAYCRVKFLKARFEGTLTPVGTDRPTLTWPGYIGGVNWGSVSIDPERLLMMVNTNHVLMYNQLIPRQQADADGIHPVTAEGGKSVGIYAAQAGTPYAAESQPFLSFLAAPCQQPPYGLISAVDLNTQTLLWQKPFGTARDSGPVLLRSQLPIPMGVPNLGGSITTATGLTFIGATQERMFRAIDSMTGQELWKARLPAGGHATPTTYWSEQSNRQFVVISAGGHGAMLSGRSDAIMAFALPQKQ; encoded by the coding sequence ATGAATTTTTCCAGAAAGCTACACCGAACCTTTATCGGATTCCTGTTTTTTATCAGCGTCGTTCTGGTTTGGTTTGGCGTTGAACTTATTGTCCTCGGAGGTTCAGTCTACTATTTTTTTGCCGGACTGGTCACGGCCGCAGTTGCTTACTTAAGTACAAAAAAATCAAAGACCGTTTATCCCCTATTTGCCGCATTTTATTTGATTACTCTGATATGGGCTTTCTGGGAATCAGGATTCAATGGTTGGGCGTTGGCGCCGCGTTTAGCCATGTTTTCAGTCATCGGTCTATGGCTGCTGTCACCCGGCTATCGAAACAATATGGGGTTGTCACCCGGATTTCACGGCAGCAAAGTGGTTTGGTCTGCAGTACCGACTTTAATAATCGTTTCGGTACTCATATTATTTTACAACGACCGAATTCCTCATCCGCCAAACGGCGATATTGTCTATACGCCCCCGATTAACACTGCTCAGGGGGAATGGCCTTTCTATGGTAATAGTCAGGGAGGTACACGACATTCACCCTTGACCCAGATCACCCCCGCCAATGTGGGTCTACTTGAACCGGTCTGGACCTATCACGCAGGCACTTCCGGTTATGAACCAGAAAGCATGTTCAAAGGCATTCTCACAATCGAAGCCACCCCACTGAAGATAGGCGAACGCTTATATCTGTGTACGGGCTACAACGATGTCATTGCCTTGAATGCAGAAACGGGGCAGGAAGTCTGGCGTCACCGTCCCAAGATCGACGATCACAACGTTACCACTAAGACCTGTCGCGGCGTCGCACATTATCGCGTACCGGATGCGACGGGCCTCTGTTCGCAACGGATCTACACTGCGACTCTGGATGCACGGTTGCTGGCGTTGGATGCCGACACCGGCAAGCCATGCCCTGATTTTGGTGCAGATGGACAAGTGAATTTGCTAGAGGGAATGGGAGATGTGGTTAAGGGCTATTACTACGTCACCTCACCACCGGCTGTAATCAGGGGCAAGCTTGTTTTGGGTGGCTGGGTAATGGATGGACAGCATACCGGTGAACCTTCCGGCGTGATCCGTGCTTTCGATGCTATAAGTGGCCAATTCGTCTGGGCGTTTGATATTGGTCGACCTGATTTTCACGGGTTGCCGGAGGCGGGTGAATCTTTTACCCGCGGCACACCGAATAGTTGGGGCGTCATGAGTGCAGATGAAGAATTGGGATTAATTTATGCCCCCACTGGAAATGCGACACCGGATTATTTTGGTGGCCATCGAACTGCAAACGATGAGAAATATTCCAGCGCCGTCATTGCCTTGAATGCCGAAACCGGTGAAGACGTGTGGACTTTTCAAACCACCCACCACGACCTGTGGGATTACGACGTCGCTTCACAACCGGTATTGATCGATTTGCCTGATGGTAAAAAAGGTTTATTGCAACCGACCAAACGAGGTGAAATCTTTTTTCTAGACCGCACCACGGGAGAACCCATTACCAAAGTTGAGGAGCTGCCCGTACCACAGGGTGCGGTAGAAGGGGATTGGGTTTCCCCTACGCAACCATTTTCAACGGGCATGCCTTCGTTTAAAGGCCCGCGACCAACTGAAAAAACGATGTGGGGCTTAACCCCGCTCGATCAAGCTTATTGTCGTGTGAAATTTCTTAAAGCCCGTTTCGAAGGAACCCTCACTCCGGTGGGTACAGACCGCCCAACGTTAACCTGGCCCGGCTATATCGGTGGGGTCAATTGGGGCAGCGTGTCTATCGACCCTGAGCGGCTACTGATGATGGTGAATACCAATCACGTACTCATGTACAACCAACTCATTCCGCGCCAGCAAGCGGATGCTGACGGTATTCATCCGGTAACCGCAGAAGGGGGTAAGAGTGTGGGCATTTATGCTGCCCAAGCCGGCACCCCTTACGCTGCCGAGTCGCAGCCTTTTCTATCGTTTCTGGCAGCGCCATGCCAACAGCCACCCTACGGCCTTATCAGTGCAGTGGACCTAAACACGCAAACATTGTTGTGGCAAAAGCCATTCGGCACGGCCCGCGATAGCGGCCCGGTGTTGTTGCGCTCTCAACTGCCTATTCCGATGGGCGTTCCGAATCTGGGGGGCTCCATCACTACCGCCACGGGTTTAACGTTTATTGGTGCCACACAGGAGCGGATGTTTCGCGCGATTGACAGCATGACCGGGCAAGAACTGTGGAAAGCTCGACTACCTGCTGGCGGCCACGCCACACCCACTACCTATTGGTCAGAACAATCAAACCGGCAATTTGTTGTTATTTCCGCTGGTGGCCATGGGGCGATGCTATCAGGACGCAGTGATGCCATCATGGCGTTCGCACTGCCGCAAAAACAATAG
- a CDS encoding SDR family NAD(P)-dependent oxidoreductase: MKSVFISGAATGIGDGLVSKLSQEGWRVFAGYRRSPPERASWFNHPAVTPIQCDITDPAAVKSAAEQVAAITGNKLDLLINNAGFFGSGGVVECPDMEEYRKVFEINFFGVLNVLRAFMPLIRNGQGPGSGKGRVINVASSSTYMIYPMASAYTVSKQALKTATMHLRLEMKAFGVEVTTLDPGAVDTPMSSDHEKNSAMQWSAIPETLRAQYKKLFIDTETMMQNSFALYTPDRFADDVYCKIICSKRFKPVYVLGPGVAAMPWMHRLLPLQQVENIWGKVFRAK, translated from the coding sequence ATGAAAAGTGTCTTTATCAGCGGTGCAGCAACCGGTATCGGAGACGGGCTTGTCAGCAAACTTTCACAAGAAGGATGGCGGGTTTTTGCCGGATATCGCCGCTCTCCACCGGAACGGGCATCCTGGTTTAATCATCCCGCAGTGACGCCCATTCAGTGCGACATCACCGACCCCGCTGCGGTAAAATCGGCAGCAGAGCAGGTCGCAGCTATCACTGGCAACAAACTGGATTTACTGATCAACAATGCGGGCTTTTTTGGAAGCGGAGGCGTCGTTGAGTGTCCGGATATGGAGGAATACCGAAAAGTATTTGAGATTAATTTTTTCGGCGTGCTTAACGTATTGCGCGCCTTTATGCCGCTGATCCGAAACGGGCAGGGGCCCGGGAGCGGGAAAGGTCGAGTCATCAATGTCGCTTCATCTTCCACCTATATGATCTATCCTATGGCGTCCGCCTATACCGTTTCCAAGCAAGCGCTAAAAACGGCGACAATGCACCTGCGGCTGGAAATGAAAGCGTTTGGGGTCGAGGTCACCACGCTCGACCCAGGTGCCGTCGATACGCCAATGTCGAGCGATCATGAAAAAAATTCAGCCATGCAATGGAGCGCGATACCAGAAACGCTGCGGGCTCAATACAAAAAGCTGTTTATTGATACTGAAACAATGATGCAGAACAGCTTCGCCCTTTATACTCCGGATCGCTTTGCCGATGATGTTTATTGCAAAATAATCTGCAGCAAACGATTCAAACCCGTTTACGTACTGGGCCCGGGGGTCGCCGCCATGCCCTGGATGCATCGGCTACTGCCCCTTCAACAAGTGGAAAACATTTGGGGAAAAGTGTTCCGCGCGAAATAA
- a CDS encoding SDR family NAD(P)-dependent oxidoreductase: protein MELPGKVAVVTGAGNGIGQQIALTLLSKGASVAAVDINTEALGETEKQAGTTVGKLSLHQTDISDRTAVSQLTAEVIREHGAVDIVINNAGIVHSFETVNTLDYATIERVMNINFYGVINMTKEFLPLLLERPVAHVVNVSSMGGLFAFPTQTIYGASKAAIKLLSEGLYAELRGTNVGVSVIFPGAISTNITLNSGAHTAKLDKFKNIHQKGTSAKTAAKGIVRAIEKNKFRVHIGIDSKMLSFLYRCFPQSTVLLLNKLIQMAMK from the coding sequence ATGGAGTTACCAGGAAAAGTAGCGGTTGTCACCGGTGCAGGCAATGGTATTGGACAGCAAATTGCTCTGACGCTGCTGAGCAAGGGCGCTTCGGTAGCCGCTGTGGACATCAATACAGAAGCACTAGGTGAAACAGAAAAGCAAGCGGGTACAACTGTCGGTAAACTGTCATTGCATCAAACGGATATTTCGGACAGGACCGCGGTTTCGCAGCTGACCGCTGAAGTTATTCGAGAGCATGGCGCAGTCGATATCGTCATCAACAATGCAGGAATAGTACATTCCTTCGAAACTGTGAATACATTAGATTACGCAACGATAGAGCGGGTTATGAACATTAACTTCTATGGCGTAATCAATATGACCAAAGAATTTCTGCCGCTTTTGCTCGAACGGCCGGTTGCACACGTGGTGAATGTATCGAGCATGGGTGGCCTTTTTGCTTTTCCCACTCAAACCATTTACGGCGCCAGCAAGGCGGCAATCAAATTACTGAGTGAAGGCTTGTACGCGGAATTAAGGGGTACCAATGTCGGGGTTTCGGTGATTTTTCCAGGCGCCATTTCCACCAACATCACCCTTAATAGTGGCGCCCACACCGCCAAACTGGATAAATTTAAGAACATTCATCAGAAGGGAACCTCTGCAAAAACGGCTGCGAAAGGCATTGTCAGAGCCATTGAAAAGAATAAGTTCCGGGTTCACATTGGAATCGATTCCAAAATGCTGAGCTTTTTGTATCGTTGCTTTCCACAATCAACGGTATTACTGCTCAACAAACTCATTCAAATGGCGATGAAATAA
- a CDS encoding DUF4345 domain-containing protein, giving the protein MKLTKAFLILNVIMWLPYGIACIVNPGLPTGFSGLEMTSATAMTEIRSMYGGVQSAMGVMCLMAVFASSLVRPALGAVAFVFSGLAIARVVGFLLDSSGSEYTYGAMGFEAVGAAVSMYLFVKQPLHTP; this is encoded by the coding sequence ATGAAGTTGACAAAAGCCTTCCTGATTCTGAATGTGATTATGTGGTTGCCCTATGGTATTGCCTGTATAGTCAATCCGGGATTGCCTACTGGGTTCAGTGGCCTTGAGATGACGTCTGCAACTGCAATGACAGAAATTCGTTCCATGTACGGCGGCGTTCAATCCGCTATGGGCGTGATGTGTTTAATGGCTGTCTTTGCCAGCAGCTTAGTCCGCCCGGCCCTTGGCGCTGTGGCCTTTGTTTTTAGTGGGCTGGCCATTGCGCGAGTGGTGGGTTTTTTATTGGATTCCAGTGGCTCTGAGTACACCTATGGTGCCATGGGATTCGAAGCAGTGGGTGCTGCTGTGTCAATGTACCTGTTCGTAAAGCAGCCGCTGCACACGCCTTAA
- a CDS encoding SDR family oxidoreductase, whose amino-acid sequence MASKKVSIITGGAGGMGLATAQVIGAQHHHHIVICDINQQKLDAAVADLTQKHISCESVLCDITNRDSVETLFDTALSRGSLASVIHTAGVSPQMANPEVIMRVNALGTIHITETALRHATEGFALVNVASMAAHMMPALLIPKRAYALSFSDVDSFLKKTVFPSRFMPSKLYRNGMAYGISKNFVIWYSKKNAGKFGEKGARIVSVSPGSFDTEMGRLEEKSGSAEMLKMAALKRFGRSEEIAELLAFCASEKAGYLTGTDVLCDGGVIGSKA is encoded by the coding sequence ATGGCTTCGAAAAAGGTATCAATCATCACGGGTGGTGCGGGCGGCATGGGGCTGGCGACGGCACAGGTGATCGGCGCGCAACATCATCACCATATCGTTATCTGCGATATTAACCAACAAAAGCTGGACGCAGCGGTCGCCGATCTGACGCAAAAACACATCAGTTGTGAATCGGTACTGTGCGACATAACCAACCGCGACTCGGTGGAAACGCTGTTTGATACCGCCCTGAGCCGGGGCAGCTTAGCCTCGGTCATTCACACCGCCGGGGTGAGTCCGCAAATGGCCAATCCGGAGGTCATTATGCGTGTTAATGCTTTGGGGACAATCCATATAACCGAAACCGCCTTACGGCACGCAACCGAGGGGTTTGCACTGGTCAATGTCGCCTCGATGGCGGCCCATATGATGCCGGCGCTGCTGATTCCCAAACGGGCTTATGCTTTATCGTTCTCTGATGTGGATTCGTTCTTGAAAAAAACGGTCTTTCCCAGCCGTTTCATGCCCTCCAAGCTATACCGAAATGGTATGGCTTACGGCATCAGTAAAAATTTTGTGATCTGGTACAGTAAGAAAAATGCAGGCAAATTCGGTGAGAAGGGCGCCCGCATTGTATCCGTCTCGCCCGGTTCGTTCGATACCGAGATGGGTCGACTGGAAGAGAAAAGCGGATCCGCCGAAATGTTAAAAATGGCGGCACTAAAACGCTTTGGGCGATCGGAAGAAATCGCCGAATTACTGGCTTTTTGCGCAAGCGAAAAAGCCGGATACCTGACCGGTACCGACGTACTGTGTGACGGTGGGGTTATTGGCTCAAAAGCATAA
- a CDS encoding putative quinol monooxygenase, producing MSYQLIVQFKVKDGKADQFVEIMQNAKSRIAEAPGCQGVEVLLSADNPNKVVLSEVWETTELHDQYAAKMRESGSMDQMATFLDGMPESEIFEIK from the coding sequence ATGAGTTATCAACTAATAGTTCAATTTAAGGTAAAAGACGGCAAAGCAGATCAATTCGTCGAAATTATGCAGAATGCCAAGTCCCGTATAGCCGAAGCGCCCGGCTGCCAAGGCGTTGAAGTACTACTAAGCGCCGACAATCCGAACAAAGTGGTGCTTTCCGAAGTCTGGGAAACTACGGAGCTGCATGATCAATACGCCGCGAAAATGCGGGAATCCGGCTCCATGGATCAGATGGCGACATTTTTGGACGGCATGCCTGAATCGGAAATATTTGAAATAAAGTAA
- a CDS encoding YbhB/YbcL family Raf kinase inhibitor-like protein has translation MGLALSSLQIQSNAFNDGDNIPVRYTHFGDDISPQLEWHSLPKEARSLVLFCHDPDAPKIVPGYYGFLHWLVYNIPADVNGMEEGCSLYTQAANDFGAIGYGGPKPPENHGIHRYYFWLVALDLPPELPPIMEFENLFKVIEPNVVGMNRLTGLFQHTKS, from the coding sequence ATGGGATTGGCACTAAGCTCGCTACAAATTCAAAGCAATGCGTTTAACGATGGCGACAACATACCCGTTCGATACACCCATTTCGGTGACGACATTTCGCCACAGTTGGAGTGGCACTCATTACCCAAGGAAGCACGCTCATTGGTTCTATTCTGCCACGACCCGGATGCCCCCAAGATTGTTCCGGGATACTACGGATTTCTGCATTGGCTGGTTTACAACATCCCGGCGGACGTTAACGGCATGGAAGAGGGGTGTAGTTTATACACTCAAGCAGCCAACGATTTTGGTGCAATTGGATACGGAGGTCCGAAGCCACCTGAAAATCATGGCATTCATCGCTACTACTTCTGGCTTGTCGCGCTGGATCTACCGCCGGAGCTTCCACCCATAATGGAATTTGAAAATCTTTTTAAGGTGATTGAACCGAATGTGGTGGGAATGAATCGCCTCACAGGACTATTTCAACACACAAAAAGTTAA
- the paoA gene encoding aldehyde dehydrogenase iron-sulfur subunit PaoA — MKISQHLKLSRRRLFQAAATTSAFLSLPKYAYVLADTETSKMNTQSLTLKVNGKQHKLSLDTRTTLLDTLREHLHLTGTKKGCDHGQCGACTVISNGKRINSCLSLALQHDGDHITTIEGLGTPDSLHPMQAAFIKHDGYQCGYCTPGQICSAVAVLDELKAGLPSHVTDDLNRTPEFSNTELRERMSGNICRCGAYSNIADAITEVAEENP, encoded by the coding sequence ATGAAAATAAGTCAGCATTTAAAACTTTCCCGAAGGCGGTTATTTCAGGCCGCCGCGACGACTTCTGCGTTCCTCTCCCTTCCCAAATACGCCTATGTTTTGGCTGACACGGAAACATCAAAAATGAATACCCAAAGTTTGACCCTCAAGGTCAATGGTAAACAGCATAAGCTGTCGCTGGACACGCGCACAACGTTACTGGATACCTTGCGCGAGCATTTGCACTTAACAGGCACGAAAAAAGGCTGCGACCATGGTCAATGTGGTGCCTGCACGGTTATCAGCAATGGTAAACGAATCAATTCCTGCTTATCGCTGGCGCTGCAGCACGACGGGGACCACATTACCACCATCGAGGGCCTGGGAACTCCGGATAGTTTGCACCCCATGCAGGCGGCGTTTATCAAGCATGATGGCTATCAATGCGGTTACTGCACCCCTGGCCAAATCTGTTCTGCGGTGGCGGTTTTGGATGAACTCAAAGCGGGCTTGCCCAGCCACGTTACGGATGACCTTAACCGTACGCCGGAATTTTCCAATACAGAGCTCCGTGAGCGTATGAGTGGCAACATTTGCCGCTGCGGCGCCTACTCGAATATCGCTGACGCCATAACAGAAGTTGCGGAGGAAAACCCATGA